The DNA region CAATTCGATCTATCAGGCGCGGTTCAACCGCTATTTGCGAGCCCGCGGGCTGGTGAAATGGACCGCGGAACCGAAGGTCTGGGCATTTGTCGGTGACGGCGAAACCGACGAGCCGGAGACGCTCGGCGCGCTCACGCTCGCGTCGCGCGAGACCCTCGACAACCTGATCTGGGTGGTAAACTGCAACTTGCAGCGCCTCGACGGCCCGGTGCGGGGCAACGGCAAGATCATTCAGGAACTCGAAGCTGCCTTCCGTGGCGCCGGCTGGAATGTCATCAAGGTCATCTGGGGTTCGGAGTGGGATCCACTGCTCGCTGCCGACAAATCAGGACTGTTGATCAAGCGGATGGAGGAGGCGGTGGACGGCGATTACCAGAAGTATTCGGTCGAACCGGGCAGCTACACGCGCAAACATTTCTTCGGCAGATATCCGGAGCTGCTCAATCTGGTGAATCACCTGACCGACGCACAGATACGGAAGCTGCTTCGGGGCGGGCACGACACGCGCAAGGTTTATGCGGCTTACCGGGCCGCAGTGGAACACGCGGGCCGACCGACGGTCATTCTCGCCAAGACGGTCAAAGGGTACGGCCTCGGTGAAGCAGGTGAAGGCAGGAACATTTCGCACCAGCAGAAAAAACTCAATGAAAAGGAACTTCGGGAGTTCCGCGCACGCTTCAACATTCCCATCAGCGACGAGGAGATCGTTGACACGCCGTTCTATCGGCCGCCGGCCGACAGCCCGGAGACGAAATATCTGCTCGAACGCCGGAAGGCGCTGGGCGGGTTTCTGCCGAGACGCGAGGTCAAAGCGGAGCCCTTGAAAGCGCCGCCACTTGCGGCGTTTGCGGATTTTCTTAAAGGTTCCGGCCGGGTCGAGGCTTCCACCACGATGGCTTTTGTACGGTTGCTCAGCCATTTGCTGCGCGACAAACAGGTCGGCCAACGCATCGTGCCGATCATCCCCGACGAGGCGCGCACGTTCGGCCTGGACGCGTTGTTTCGCGAAATCGGCATCTACTCGCACCAGGGCCAGCTTTACGAGCCGGTGGACAGCAAGTCGCTCCTGTATTACCACGAGGCGAAGGATGGACAGATTTTGGAGGAAGGGATCACAGAAGCGGGCTCGATGTCTTCATTCATCGCCGCGGGCACCGCCTACGCAAGCCACTCCATCAGCTTGATTCCGTTTTTCATTTACTACTCGATGTTCGGCTTCCAGCGCATCGGCGACCAGATGTGGCTGGCGGGAGACATCAAGGCGAAGGGCTTTCTGCTTGGCGCCACGGCGGGCCGCACCACGCTCAACGGCGAAGGCCTTCAACACCAAGATGGTCACAGCCTCCTTCTGGCCAGCACCATTCCGACGCTGCTGACCTACGATCCCGCGTTCGCCTATGAGATCGCCGTCATCGTTCAGGATGGCATGCGTCGCATGTATCAGGCCGGTGAAGAAATCTTTTATTACCTTACGCTTTACAACGAAAACTACGCGATGCCACCGATGCCCGGGGGCGTCGAGGATGGAATTCTCAAGGGCCTCTACAAATTCAAACCCGGCCTCGAGCACAGGAAGCACAAAGCCCACGTCTTTGGCAGCGGCCCTGTCATCCGGTCCGCGTTGAAAGCCCAGGAAATACTTGCCGACCGCTACGATGTGTCCGCCGACGTGTGGAGCGCGACGAACTATAAATTGCTGCGCAACGACGCACTCCGCTGCCAGCGTTGGAACATGCTTCACCCGGCGGATCCGCCGAAAAAGCCCCATATTGAAAGCGTGCTCGAAATGGAAAAGGGTGTGTTTGTCGCCGTATCGGACTTTATGAAGATCGTGCCCGACCAGATCGCTCCCTGGGTTCCGGGTGGTTTGATGACGCTTGGCACGGACGGGTTTGGCCGAAGCGACACCCGGGACCGACTGCGCCGCTTTTTTGAGGTGGACGCCGAATGCACGGTCATCGCGACGCTTTTCGCTCTGGCTCAGAAAGGCCGGCTCGCACGCAAAGTCGTGGCACAGGCGATCAAAGACCTGCGTGTCGATCCGGAGAAGGCGTTTCCGCAAATCATATAGCTTTCATTCGACAGGCCGCGCGACCATGGCGTAATTTGTCCTCTTCGTGGTCGTGGCAATTCGGGCTTTGTCTAAGAACGATCTAATTCTGTGGACGTAACCGTTCCCAAACTGGGCGAGGGCGCCGACTCCGGCGTCGTGGTCAGCATCCTTGTCAAGGAGGGCGCCCGGGTCGAGGAGGGCCAGACAATCATCGAGCTGGAAAACGAAAAGGCCGTAGCCTCGATTCCTGCGACGGCTTCCGGGACGGTGACTAAAATCCGCGTCAAGGAAGGCGACAAGATTTCCGTCGGTCAGGTGATTCTGATGCTGGACGACGGCAATCGTGCCGAGGCGAGAGCGACGAAAAAGGGATCGCCTGAAGAAACACCAGAGCTGGAAAAGGCGAAGCAAACCAAGATTGAGAAAGTGAACGAGGACGAGCGCGAGGAGGAGGTTGTCGCGAAGTCCGAATCGGAAGTCGCCGCTGGGCCATCCGTCCGCAAGCTGGCACGCGAACTGGGCGTTGATTTGACGCGTGTGCGCGGGAGTGAGCCGGGCGGGCGAATCGTGATGGCAGATTTGCGCGCTTACATTCAACGGCTGCAGAAAGCGGCGGCGTCACCACGACCGGTCGGCGTGCACGGAGTGGCGCGCCCCGCCGTTGCACCCGAACTGATTGACTTTTCCAAATGGGGCAAGGTCGCGAAGAAACCGCTCTCCCAGCTTCGCAAAGTCATCGTCGAGCGGATGAGTGAAAGCTGGGTGAGCGTGCCGCGCGTGACGCAGTTTGATGAGGCGGACATTACGACTTTGATGGAGTTGCGTAAGAAGCATCAGGCGGCTTACGAGGCCAAAGGCGCGCGGCTCACGCTCACGCCGCTGGCGCTCAAGACGGTCGCCGCCGCATTGAAAAAGCATCCGATTTTTAATTCCAGTCTCGACGAAGCGGCCGGAGAGATCGTGTCCAAAGAGTATTACCACATCGGAGTCGCGGTGGACACGGATGCGGGGTTGCTCGTGCCGGTCGTTCGCGATGTGGACAAAAAAACCGTGCTTCAACTCGCGAAGGAGGTTGAGGAACTGGCGGCAAAAGCGCGCGAGCGCAAGCTGTCGATGGACGAGATGAAGGGCGGCACGTTCACGGTTTCGAACCAGGGCGGCATCGGTGGCGGGCATTTCACGCCGATCATCAACCTGCCGGAAGTTGCGATCCTCGGC from Candidatus Angelobacter sp. includes:
- the aceE gene encoding pyruvate dehydrogenase (acetyl-transferring), homodimeric type — translated: MESLEFVIGQVLKTQGSGQEAPFFLDNLVDRLRAIGVKGPAPVSTPYVNTIPVEEEPPFPGDWQTEVRIKSYIRWNAMAMVVNANREHSGLGGHISTYASLATLYEVGYNHFFHAGDAGRPGDMIFFQGHATPGNYARAFLERRLDEKHLHHFRQELAQGGGLSSYPHPYLMPDFWQFPTVSMGLGPINSIYQARFNRYLRARGLVKWTAEPKVWAFVGDGETDEPETLGALTLASRETLDNLIWVVNCNLQRLDGPVRGNGKIIQELEAAFRGAGWNVIKVIWGSEWDPLLAADKSGLLIKRMEEAVDGDYQKYSVEPGSYTRKHFFGRYPELLNLVNHLTDAQIRKLLRGGHDTRKVYAAYRAAVEHAGRPTVILAKTVKGYGLGEAGEGRNISHQQKKLNEKELREFRARFNIPISDEEIVDTPFYRPPADSPETKYLLERRKALGGFLPRREVKAEPLKAPPLAAFADFLKGSGRVEASTTMAFVRLLSHLLRDKQVGQRIVPIIPDEARTFGLDALFREIGIYSHQGQLYEPVDSKSLLYYHEAKDGQILEEGITEAGSMSSFIAAGTAYASHSISLIPFFIYYSMFGFQRIGDQMWLAGDIKAKGFLLGATAGRTTLNGEGLQHQDGHSLLLASTIPTLLTYDPAFAYEIAVIVQDGMRRMYQAGEEIFYYLTLYNENYAMPPMPGGVEDGILKGLYKFKPGLEHRKHKAHVFGSGPVIRSALKAQEILADRYDVSADVWSATNYKLLRNDALRCQRWNMLHPADPPKKPHIESVLEMEKGVFVAVSDFMKIVPDQIAPWVPGGLMTLGTDGFGRSDTRDRLRRFFEVDAECTVIATLFALAQKGRLARKVVAQAIKDLRVDPEKAFPQII
- a CDS encoding 2-oxo acid dehydrogenase subunit E2; the protein is MDVTVPKLGEGADSGVVVSILVKEGARVEEGQTIIELENEKAVASIPATASGTVTKIRVKEGDKISVGQVILMLDDGNRAEARATKKGSPEETPELEKAKQTKIEKVNEDEREEEVVAKSESEVAAGPSVRKLARELGVDLTRVRGSEPGGRIVMADLRAYIQRLQKAAASPRPVGVHGVARPAVAPELIDFSKWGKVAKKPLSQLRKVIVERMSESWVSVPRVTQFDEADITTLMELRKKHQAAYEAKGARLTLTPLALKTVAAALKKHPIFNSSLDEAAGEIVSKEYYHIGVAVDTDAGLLVPVVRDVDKKTVLQLAKEVEELAAKARERKLSMDEMKGGTFTVSNQGGIGGGHFTPIINLPEVAILGLGRGVLKAVVSDKQIQQRLMLPVAVSYDHRVIDGGAAARFTVDLVQALESFPENELKL